The genomic stretch atgtgtcctccctgtgtctgcgtgggtttcctccgggtgactgtctgtgaggagtgtgatgtgtgctccctgtgtctgcgtgggtttcctccaggtgactgtctgtgaggagtgtagtgtgttctccctgtatctgcgtgggtttcctccgggtgactgtctgtgaggagtgtggtgtgttctccctgtgtctccatgggtttcctccgggtgactgtttgtgaggagtatggtgtgttgtctctgcgtctgcgtgggcttcctccgggtgactgtctgtgaggagtatggtgtgttgtctctgcgtctgcgtgggtttcctccgggtgactgtctgtgaggagtgtaatgtgttctccctgtgtctgcgtgggtttcctccaggtgactgtctgtgaggaatgtggtgtgttctccctgtgcctgtgtgggtttcctccaggtgactgtctgtgagaagtgtggtgtgctctccctgtgtctgtgtgggtttcctccgggtgactgtctgtgaggagtgtggtgtgctctccctgtgtctgtgtgggtttcctccgggtgactgtctgtgatgagtgtagtgtgttctccctgtgtctgcgtgggtttcctctgggttctctggtttccttccacgctccaaaaacacacgttggtaggtgtattggagGCTCAAacgtgttcgtaggtgtgagtgtgtgagtgaatgtgtgagtgtgtgtcaccctgtgaaggactggtgccccctccaggatgtgttccagCTTATTACAGTACAGGAACTGGGAGTGTATTCCTCTATTGACTATTGTACCTAATTCAAACTTGCttcattaatttgtttgttcatttgtacATTCAATCATCTTTGTAACCACTTCATGCTGGTCCGGGCTGCAGTGGGGCCACACATTATACCGCCTTTTACTGGCGTCTAGTAGCCTGCGGGTATCAGAGACTGGGTACTCAAGTTACACAGGCTCTGTCTTGTGGGCAACCTGCCCCATGGAGAATAATCTGGTTCATTCATGGATTATAAAGCAATATAATTCTCCATTTTATGTGATTTGcacttacattttaaaactcaaattttttattttgtggggTCCGAAACATGTTTGTACACAAACATTGTGCAGCCcacagtgtaaatattttaagatgaaaatatgttttaaagttgGATTAAGGTGGGGTTAGGGTTTAAGCAAGTAGTAATTATGAAATAGTTAAATGGCCATTCTCCACAAAGTGTATGGGAGTGTATACAATGTCCCCAAAACTCACTGAtacaagcatgtgtgtgtgtgtgtgtgtgtgtgtgtaaactcaGTGTTTCACCGGTGTTCTTACTCTTTGCTTTGTAGGTCTTGTGGACCAACGCTGGCAGAACATGAGCATCCTCTATATTGAAGTTGTCGTGGGGACCAAAGATGTTTGTGGGGATAATAGCCGTGTATCTTCGTCCATACTGCTGAAAACAAGCCCTGCACCAACACACAGCTTATTACTACAAACCcagtaatattatttatatattacaattacaagaaagaaaactacaaacactTAATGAAGCTTaattaaacctgtctgaaaaaaaaCGTCCATGTTTCACAATCCTCCAAGCTATGCTCTACCGATCACCACTAAAGCAGAACAAAACACAGGAGGGTGAATGAGAAGATTTAAACGGGTTCtacctgttttcttttttgtctttctttttaaaaaaatgttagttGGAACAGTATGATTCTGGCTGGTTTCCAGTCCACAGTTATCCAGGTGTCTATCATCTTACATAACAACATTGTGCAGTTAATGTACTCTTCCAATCTAATGTTAGTTAGATGTTAGTTAAATGTCCAGTTTTATGTAACATTTCAGAGACCCCGGTTAAATCCCATGTGTTTACACAGCAGCATTCTTCATTATCACTTCAGTCTCTCAACAAATCATGTTGTTTGGCCAgctgtgcccaaacttttgcatgcaACCGTAAACAGTGCTCCCGCTTAAGTTCCCTGTTCcctgtaaaaataaacacaaatcgTTCTGTCCATCATTTACCTGTTGTAGACGTCCACCATCCGTTTGGCGTGGGCGTAACCAGCGTTGGATTCATGAGGGGGTCCGTTATGGATCTGAGGATGAGGTAAGGATTGTTTAATACCAGTGTAAACTGGTGATGTCACTCTTATGATGATGTCACTGACTGTACGTACCATCGTCTCGTCGATGGGGTAGGTGGTCTTGTCGGGGAAGATGCAGGTGGACAGACAGGAGACCACTTTGACCACTCCGAACTCATAGGCTGTGTGCAGCACATTGTCGTTGATGGCGATGTTTTTTCTCTGAAAGGTAACAGACAGTGTTTACGTTCCTCTTTCTCAGGAAATACGTCTATACACAAGTCGGTTTGTGAGGAGGAGCATTACCAAGAAGTTGAGGTTCTCCCTTAAGTGCAGGAAAAGTCCTCCCACCATGGCCGCCAGGTGAATCACGTGTGTTGGGCGATACTTCTCGAAGATCGCTCTTGTCTCGGCCGTGTTTCTAAAGTGAAGACGTGTAAAATCAAGAGGTGTAACAAGATCGGTTTCCCCTCAGTGAAGGCACAAATAGCAAAAACCTCCTCATCTTTCGAATAGAAATAATACAAagaacattttattgttttttgagaAACAGGCCCAAATTTAATTAGATGCCTGCAAGACGTTCCAAACTGTTGTGACTGGGCAACAAAAGATTGATAATTCGTGTCTCTTGTgtgttaaaaagaaagaaaacaacctCATAGAGTCTTTAGAACAAAAGATGGGAAAGGATTAGGCAAAGACAGTGAGAGATTCACCACTCTGTTTTTGGGGGTGGACCGGACccaaaagtaaaaaagaaattcaagaACAAAGATTCTCAACTTGAAACAGTAAAGAACCTGGTGATTTCTTCATCTAGAATACATAGATGAAGACAGAGACACAAAGGTTGACTCACGTTAGATCTGCATCTTTGGACGAAAGGAATATCCATTCTTCTCCTTCTTTCGCGCCTCCTTCCTCCTTCACCACTCTCTCTATGGCTCTCCCCACCAGACCACTGCCCCCGGtcaccagcacacacacccGTCCATTCTGACCCTCCATCTGACCAGAAGAACTGAGGAAAGACCACAACAACCCATGATCGGTCAAGTGGCAAAGCATGCACTCCGAGTGAAACACAGGaaaatgtttggatttatttaaactttatcTTCAAAAAGTTTGATTTACAAGTATTTTTTAGCCACCAAACAGCATTAAGTGATTGTTTGTGATGTCTagtgtggcatggtggtgcaacaagTTACCACACAACTCAAGGGGCCTGGGTTTATGGGTTTAATGCTACctggtgtctgtgaggagtttggtttgttctctgatagagcttttccaccaacaaggaaCTGGAACAGTTTCTGTTTGTGAACCTTATGTGGAAACCTATGGAAAAGATTGTTCCCAGTGGAAAGTGTTGGTCCTTCAGCATAAACCGTGATGTTGTCCGTAGGTTTGTCAAAGAAACTCCAGAAACAGCTCAGTGCCTCGGATAAACTGTTATTGTGCAGATGAGCTGAACAGGTCATTAACAAAATGTTAtagttttataataaatatcagGAAATAAAGCAGACCAtgtttggtttgtgtgattCTGGGGCTGTGTATTGTGCAACACGAGGTGCGTTGGCTACTTTTCTTGAGCTCAGCAGATGGTTCCAAATTTGGCATCATTTACACTTGTGTATCATATCTCACTATAATCTGactctgctgtaaacaaggaataAACAGTGACCCTGTTATGACTCTGTCTGTTGACCTCTGAATTCAGCTACAGTGACACTGGAACTCAACAATGCTCCCTGCTGATGACGCATCTTTAGTTTCCATCTAAACTGATGGAAACACGGTGGGACTGGTATGCTGGAAAGAATCTGAAATTAAACCAGTTCAAGAAACAGTTCTTCTGGTGGAAAAGCCATCCCAGTGTCTGTAAGGGTTTCCTATAGGGGCTCCAGTTTCAAATAATGTGCATTTATTCCCACAAGCAGCTTCCACTTGAATCGGTTCcaaaaatgtataatgaaaaTAAGCAGTTGGGTTAAACATATTAGAAAACAGAGCGGTACCACAGtatgcacagaaaaaaatgtgcatGTGCACACTCTCTGGAGCAGCAAATGTAAACTTATGGTATGGTATGGGTTTACACTGGATTTACACTTATCTATTTGCAGCCCAATTTACACTACATTGGGACACTGTCCACAATATAAATAACATGTGtcactgatgaatgactagagaacgaccgacacacactgtgcaaccacagatactgtctctgacttctaCAAATTCGACCAGTGAGGGAGGAGTGCCTCACAGAGTAGACAgtggaaactccagcagcactgctgtctctgatccactcgcaccagcccTGAATATGGTAAGGTTTATGTCTGTTTTTCCATTCATCTGCAAAAACCCCTCGCCGGAAAATACGTGATTTTATCTTAACGATCCTTTTAATTACTTTCTTCATTGGTCATAGGATACATCTGAACTGCAGGCTGtcaagcttttaagctttatgTCTACAGACATGTATGTCATGCATACTGCTGGCACGAAGGCACCCGCATGCCAACGCTGATGGCTTTTGTCCCTGTTTCTGATAACATTTCAGATGCATGGTTCctttcattctcacacacacacacacaaacacaaacacaaacaaaccacacAAGACTTCCCTGAAACCAAATTGAATCGTGCCCTCATCTGACACCAGCACGTAGCCCATTGGAGATGAGCACAGGCCCTGTCCAGTCAACAATGTTCATGCGTAGAAATAATGTATGGATTTTCCTAGTTAGGTTATTTCAGCTTGACTTGTTTTTTTGGATGTGTTTATTCAAGGTTTATCTCTTCCCTTCCTGCTGCACACCAGGATGTTAAAGCCTACCAACCTGTGGTTTATGGCCTCCCTGTGATTATAATCTGTATCATAGGTATTCTTTTTCCTCCCAAGCCCCCCAAGTCATTCCATTTGTCCAGAActtttatatataacaataGTACGTTAAATAAAAAGCAGCACATATATTCTCCTCTATTTAGCACAGAACAACATAACTATTTCACTTCCAGTCCAGTCCATAAGTTGTCTAAATTCCATTTCAGTCCTTTGGGTTTTTATCTCGGGTGttgctctctcactcacaaGTTCAATATACGGCCTTTGAAGATTTTCAACAGAgccctttaaatatatatacatttttgcatttttattttttatttctcctcTCACCTGCACAAACCCACCCCTGATCATTTTTGAGATATTACTGACAACACCCATGGAGTGGGTCTGTTGACATAGTGCCTAACTTTTACCTCATTATACTTACAATAAGAGTCAATAAAGATCTGTGTATTATTAGTTTAGTGTAGGAGTTTCAAAGAAAACACAGTTAATGCATTTACACAAAGATAAAAGTTTAACTGTGTTATTTTTTGTAACACCATCAATACATTTAGTACATTGTCATTGTGAATGAGCCAAAAATTCTCAGTTGAATTAACGCAGCATGTGCAGTTTGTAAGCTTTTTGCCATGGTTTATGCTTTCATAACAGCACTGGGGCATACATCCACACCTTGCCACAATCTCACCAAGGAAAATCATGTCCTCGTCTCCATGTATATGCCGTTTGTTTGTCTGACAGTTGTTACTCTCGCCATGCGAAGACTTTTTGTTATCCATGCAACCCAAAACCCACTGTTTTGCTTTTCCAAGCtgcaaaactgaaaacaaacactCTAATTTGCATTGTGTTTTCAGAGCTGGTTACTATAATGATAATGGAAGCTGCATTTATACATTGAGTAAAGATAACCTCAGTGCTCTAATCTCTGTACTACCATTACTATTGTCTGACGTCAGGATCCTGTTATCTATGGCTGACGGTTGGATGGTAGATGTTGTTCGACAGTTGGGTTTGGCACAAAGTGACCCTTGGCCCTTCTTTGCTGAAAGGACTGGTCCATTGTTAGGTGCTCATTTTACAGCTTTAATGTTGACCTACATTACAGATAGATAAGAAAAGTTAAGTTgccacaactgtgtgtgtgcagggtgCCATCTGCTCCAGTCTATGCTTTTTAACTTGCTGCTCCTATGCGTGCACCTACTGGAATATTTGTTGGTCAACAGACTGGCTCAACTCTGTGGTTGACAAATGATCCATGATAAATTGTTGGCATCTCACTAAAGGAAGGCTTCAGAGATTATGAGTGACTTAATACATTCACACCTTCCCATGTTACATGAATATCATCACCTGCTCTGCCTTCTCCCTCAGAAAAAGGAGGTGCAGCAAAAAATGGGGTGAAGGTAGAAGGTGTATTAGCATCTTGTGTGCAAAAATTGTGGAAGTGAGGGACCTTCATCACTGCACAGAAGAATGGACACTGGGCTTTTGGTTGTCCACCTCAATGGAAGTTACCCTTAGAGGTGGAGAGCACTTGTGCACAAGGGAAGAGAAGCTGGCTGCAAAAACCCATGCTTCTTTTGAAATATGTAACGAGTGAGGACTGAATGGAAGAAGCCACAGCAGGAAGACTGGCTCTAAATTTAGCCCTAGCCTTGAATGTGGGATTCTTGGGCCATAGCACTACAGGTTTAAAACTTGTGTGTTAAAGCATATACATAATTTTCACTAAAAGCCCTTAATTTTGAAGCTTGTTGGGTAGTGTTGTTGGATCTGTATTTGTCATCCTGTACAGACATTTTAGATGTTGCACACTAATCATAGCCATAGTTGAATGATGAGATTCCTGTGTAAGTGACAGATCTTAAACGTAAGAAAGAAAAATTACAGATACCATCGGACAGTTTTAAAACTGTCTCAGGTTTCAAGTGTCTAAATAGAGAAAACATGGACTACAATAAATAGAATTAAGTGATCAGATGTATGGTGGCCCATAAGTGACCGTTCATATGCCAATTTTCCCTTTAGGAAATGACTGGCGGAGTGATCAACACAGGCACATTTCACTGTCAGCAGTGAGGTTACAATACACatctcacataaacactgatTCACAGTACACGATCCAGCCATGTCTGAATTCATACCCCTTATGTCATCCATTTTATGAGGGATTTCCAGTTTGatcactgaaaataaacaccactccaaaatggctgacattAAGTTAAGGCTTGTGTCTGCTTTGCACCCTTGCAAAATTTTGCATAAGccgtattttatatttatttttttatatataaaaataaacctcAAAGAAATACTTTACATCAGGAAAAATAATGTTGAATTCCCCTTTGGGAACTGAGGTTAAAATCTTAGATTTTTGTGCAGGGGGAATTatacaaagcaggatttctccaTTTAGCTGAATAATTAACAGCAGAGTCAAGCCTGTCCTAAAGGATAAGAGCTGAGTGACATTTCTATTGCATAATTATCAACTCCGAACTTAAGTTTcgcattatttaaataaacaggaATTAAACCtaaattatacaaaaataaaaactgcgACCACTTGGTGATATATATTTGATCTCATTTTTAATTTAGAGAATTCAGTCATACAAACTGATATAATAAAAATGAGACCTACTTCTGAAAACAAATAATGACTTTAGActtctgtgttaaataaatacattttgaatataataaaatgttcaGTTCTGTAAGATTACATTTCTTAAAACATTTTGCAGTAGTCACTCCTCTCCCAAACACAAATCAATAAATGATCAGAAACATTATAATTATCATAAATCGTATTATCACACACTTACGTCACTTATTTAGCTAATACTAAGAAGTTACTATTAATAAATGCATTGTAGAGTAAAAATACCCTGACCCTGACTCcagtaatatttttttcatggtTTAGTTTGAACTGAATGAGCAACACAATCTGTGATTATCGGTAATGTTCATGTTTGTTCCCTGAGAATACCTCAACTTCTCTTTTGCTTGTAAATATACATCATACAGCCTTCTGATATGAatataaaatcatattttacCTGTGTTTAAGCGTTGTCTGTTGTATGTTCTTAAAGCTTCAAATGTTCTTAAATATGTTGTTAACTGTCGTATTATCACATGGATAACGCTGTCCAATCAACGGCCAGTTCAACAAGatcaagaaaaaaatatgagCTCATATAAAACGTACTGTTGTAAATGGCCTGATGACGAACTCGAcccgtgtttttttatttgctgatAGCATTGGGACTTTGGCCCTTTGAAATGGGATTGTCCTGCATCATATAAGCTCTGTCATAATGGTTAGGAACAATACACAACTCACTCATGTGCAGTGCTCAGGTTGCTGTTGCTAACTGAGCCTCATGCTACTGCTTGATTTGTATTGTACACACAGAAAATTGTGTAGTACAGTATGCTACTCTTGCACAGTCTGAGAATTTGCTTTGTTGCTTAATCTTATTATAGTTCTGACTTACTGATACAAACATGCATTTAAGAACCATCATCCATATCAGGCACATCTCAATTGACATTTGCAGTCTTTTAATGGGCACTATGTGTTgattagttcattcattgtctgtaacccttatccagttcagggcggcggtgggtccagagcctacctggaatcaccggGTGCAagctgggaacacaccctgggggtggtgccagtccttcgcagggcgacacacactcacacattcactcacactttgaTTAGTTTCCCTGCTCAAAATGTTAGTTCATGAAGGAAGTCACAAAAAAATTTACCATTAAAAGTAATATTTTTCCAGCTCATTATCGTTTATTTTTTCAGATTGTTTGCTGTGATTAAAAACCAGTCAT from Hoplias malabaricus isolate fHopMal1 chromosome 2, fHopMal1.hap1, whole genome shotgun sequence encodes the following:
- the LOC136687400 gene encoding GDP-L-fucose synthase-like — protein: MEGQNGRVCVLVTGGSGLVGRAIERVVKEEGGAKEGEEWIFLSSKDADLTNTAETRAIFEKYRPTHVIHLAAMVGGLFLHLRENLNFLRKNIAINDNVLHTAYEFGVVKVVSCLSTCIFPDKTTYPIDETMIHNGPPHESNAGYAHAKRMVDVYNRACFQQYGRRYTAIIPTNIFGPHDNFNIEDAHVLPALVHKTYKAKRDGTALEVWGSGRGLRQFIYSLDLARLYLWVLREYDEVEPIILSVGEEDEVTIKGVVEAIVEAFEFTGPVTYDTSKSDGQLKKTASNAKLRRYRPDFTFTDFKTAIKETCDWFAANYESARK